A single genomic interval of Bradyrhizobium sp. sBnM-33 harbors:
- a CDS encoding lipid-A-disaccharide synthase N-terminal domain-containing protein, with amino-acid sequence MLIQYGQALGDYLYDVFVAKFDFWLAFGLIAQLLFTARFLVQWISSERAGQSVVPMAFWFFSMGGGMMTLIYGIAKREPVIIIGQSLATIIYIRNIMLIVKNRATASKTLDR; translated from the coding sequence ATGCTGATTCAATACGGCCAGGCGCTCGGCGACTATCTCTACGACGTTTTCGTCGCCAAGTTCGATTTCTGGCTGGCGTTCGGGCTGATCGCGCAATTGCTGTTCACCGCGCGTTTCCTGGTGCAGTGGATCTCGAGCGAGCGGGCCGGACAGAGCGTGGTGCCGATGGCGTTCTGGTTCTTCTCGATGGGAGGCGGCATGATGACGCTGATCTACGGCATCGCCAAGCGCGAGCCTGTGATCATCATCGGCCAGTCGCTGGCCACGATCATCTACATCAGAAACATCATGCTGATCGTGAAGAACCGTGCCACCGCCTCGAAGACGCTCGATCGCTGA